A part of Tessaracoccus timonensis genomic DNA contains:
- a CDS encoding response regulator transcription factor — MTPEDRTDTPPIRFLIADDDQLVRTGVAAILASATDLDITALASNGHEAVDAAATHRVDVALLDIQMPRLDGIGALREIRHRLPELPIAMLTTFSDDHLIADAINAGALGFLLKSDEPQQLIAGVRALAHGGGAFSPRVARWLAAEQRAGHRTRTARDELTALLTERQIELLTHIARGLSNAQIGGAMHLSEGTVKQYVSQLFNTLGIDNRVHAAITAYRHGLIT; from the coding sequence ATGACCCCGGAGGATCGCACCGACACCCCGCCGATCCGTTTCCTGATCGCGGATGACGACCAGCTCGTCCGCACCGGCGTCGCCGCTATTCTCGCCTCCGCCACTGACCTTGACATCACCGCCCTCGCCAGCAACGGCCACGAGGCCGTCGACGCCGCGGCAACACACCGCGTTGACGTCGCACTGCTGGACATCCAGATGCCACGACTCGACGGCATCGGAGCTCTCCGTGAGATCCGGCACCGACTGCCCGAGCTTCCGATCGCCATGCTCACCACCTTTTCCGACGACCATCTCATCGCCGATGCGATCAACGCCGGCGCCCTCGGTTTCCTCCTCAAGTCCGACGAACCTCAGCAACTTATTGCCGGCGTCAGGGCCCTCGCGCACGGCGGAGGCGCGTTCTCCCCTCGAGTCGCCCGCTGGCTCGCCGCCGAGCAACGAGCGGGCCACCGCACCCGAACCGCGCGAGACGAACTCACTGCCCTGCTCACCGAGCGCCAGATCGAGCTCCTCACCCACATCGCTCGCGGACTCTCCAACGCCCAGATCGGCGGGGCCATGCATCTGTCCGAAGGCACCGTCAAGCAATACGTCTCCCAGCTCTTCAACACCCTCGGCATCGACAACCGTGTCCACGCCGCCATCACCGCCTACCGACACGGACTCATCACCTGA
- a CDS encoding sensor histidine kinase: MSGSSNDPATLRRRQTIVGCVVAISGGTSTRWLPDAPVLVLSLVYGLLTALVLAAPLTTRRAVSQRREFHRRGWELAAIESRRRASQTREVLQRERMSLAAEMHDGLGHSLTLIAVRLGQLSLTPTLPDTDRAEVSGIRTIAADAADQLGLAVRLLRQSEDPAAGWSPPSIDEAVTGARQAEMHVETHIAADLSDRLSDEALNTVARVVQEGLTNASKHAPGQPVTVRIEVEGDIVTAIVCNPRDEEASSAHPLDGGFGLHGLRHRAAMLGGALTVHQMPTEFALTLTLPAHARPSADSAAPDGDIVAAEDDAATLRSRATRAAIAVPTAILGALVFIAVAYFVLANTLSVMTTAQFADISVGDTQETVERSLPALEMLDPPRDEFPPRPDETCHYYEAEISFFERVDVHVVCFASDQVSRIGTVPTP; encoded by the coding sequence ATGAGTGGTAGCTCCAATGATCCCGCGACGCTCCGCCGTCGGCAGACCATCGTTGGATGCGTCGTCGCGATCAGCGGCGGCACGTCCACGCGTTGGTTGCCCGATGCTCCCGTGCTGGTGCTGAGCCTTGTGTATGGTCTGCTGACCGCCCTGGTGCTCGCCGCACCGCTGACCACGCGGCGCGCGGTGTCGCAGAGGCGAGAGTTTCACCGCCGAGGCTGGGAGCTTGCCGCGATCGAATCCAGACGACGGGCAAGCCAGACCCGTGAGGTCCTGCAACGAGAGCGGATGAGCCTTGCCGCGGAGATGCACGACGGCCTCGGCCACTCCTTGACGCTCATCGCCGTCCGGCTCGGACAGCTCTCCCTCACACCCACGCTTCCGGATACCGACCGGGCAGAGGTCTCCGGTATCCGCACGATCGCAGCGGACGCGGCGGATCAGCTCGGCCTCGCCGTTCGCCTGCTGCGCCAGTCCGAAGACCCGGCTGCCGGATGGAGCCCCCCGAGCATCGACGAAGCAGTGACCGGTGCTCGTCAGGCCGAGATGCACGTGGAAACGCACATCGCCGCAGATCTGTCCGACCGACTCAGCGATGAAGCGCTCAACACTGTCGCGCGGGTGGTGCAGGAAGGACTCACCAACGCGTCCAAGCACGCTCCTGGGCAACCGGTCACCGTGCGCATCGAGGTCGAGGGCGATATTGTCACTGCGATCGTTTGCAATCCGCGTGACGAGGAGGCGTCCTCAGCCCATCCGCTCGATGGTGGATTCGGACTGCATGGCCTCCGGCATCGCGCCGCGATGCTGGGCGGCGCCCTCACCGTCCATCAGATGCCGACCGAGTTCGCACTGACCCTCACCCTTCCCGCGCACGCACGCCCATCCGCGGACAGCGCAGCACCTGATGGCGACATCGTCGCCGCCGAGGACGATGCCGCGACCCTTCGATCCCGCGCCACCCGTGCTGCCATCGCCGTTCCCACAGCCATCCTCGGCGCACTCGTGTTCATCGCGGTCGCTTACTTCGTGCTCGCCAACACGCTATCTGTGATGACCACGGCACAGTTTGCGGACATCTCCGTCGGAGACACCCAGGAGACGGTCGAGCGATCCCTCCCCGCCCTGGAGATGCTCGATCCTCCACGCGATGAGTTCCCGCCTCGCCCCGACGAGACCTGTCACTATTACGAGGCGGAAATCAGCTTCTTCGAACGAGTCGACGTCCACGTCGTCTGCTTCGCCTCCGACCAGGTCAGTAGGATCGGAACGGTTCCCACGCCATGA
- a CDS encoding DedA family protein: MVDLLRMFLAQAGEHVTLLLACMLLFAALDAALGIGAVLPGETGIVLAAVTLSDRAELLAAGVFVAALGAFLGDHVGFAVGRGLGARLGDTRLIKRLGRDRWEKARYYVAGRFWIVILARLLPGIRTLVAAAAGASAVPYSRFATACGVAALLWAGLWVVGGALIGNALLDVVERYALPALIVVAAALVLWLFARHKRGVRA; encoded by the coding sequence ATGGTCGATCTTCTCCGCATGTTCCTTGCACAGGCAGGCGAGCACGTCACTCTCCTGCTCGCCTGCATGCTCCTGTTCGCGGCCCTTGACGCAGCCCTCGGTATCGGTGCTGTCCTCCCGGGGGAAACGGGCATCGTCCTGGCCGCGGTCACGCTCTCTGACCGTGCCGAGCTGCTCGCCGCCGGTGTGTTCGTTGCTGCGCTGGGCGCATTCCTCGGAGATCATGTGGGGTTCGCGGTCGGACGCGGTCTTGGAGCCCGCCTCGGCGACACCAGACTGATCAAGCGCCTGGGCCGGGACCGCTGGGAGAAGGCACGATATTACGTTGCCGGCCGGTTCTGGATTGTGATCCTCGCCCGTCTGCTTCCGGGTATCCGCACCCTTGTCGCTGCTGCAGCCGGCGCCTCAGCAGTGCCATACTCGCGGTTCGCAACCGCTTGTGGTGTCGCGGCGTTGCTTTGGGCGGGGCTTTGGGTCGTCGGTGGTGCGCTCATCGGAAACGCACTGCTCGACGTCGTTGAGCGCTACGCTCTGCCCGCACTCATCGTCGTGGCCGCTGCACTCGTCCTTTGGCTCTTCGCACGCCACAAGCGGGGGGTGCGCGCATGA
- a CDS encoding CDP-alcohol phosphatidyltransferase family protein, producing the protein MNRMSSAHPRPDWATLPNLITLLRLGLVVPIVILVLHHAQPVLTVVLLAVFGASDWIDGYLARALNQVSATGAVLDPVADRVGVATIALALAVAGHLSLGVVLTIAAVDAALAVTYLVTRPARAPKVSRVGKVRTAVLMAGLALIGVSLVPALHPVGAAGRVLCVVGAFLHAVAGFGYVRALLRDNRADPPDM; encoded by the coding sequence ATGAACCGCATGTCCTCGGCACACCCGCGCCCCGACTGGGCGACTCTGCCCAATCTCATCACCTTGCTGCGGCTTGGGCTCGTGGTTCCGATTGTCATCCTCGTCCTCCACCATGCCCAGCCGGTCCTCACTGTCGTACTCCTGGCGGTCTTCGGCGCAAGCGACTGGATCGACGGCTATCTCGCTCGCGCCCTGAACCAGGTCAGTGCCACGGGAGCGGTACTCGATCCTGTCGCAGACCGCGTCGGCGTTGCGACGATCGCCCTCGCCCTCGCCGTAGCAGGTCATCTCTCCCTCGGAGTCGTTCTCACCATCGCAGCCGTCGACGCTGCACTTGCCGTCACCTACCTGGTGACTCGTCCTGCACGAGCGCCGAAGGTCTCCCGTGTCGGCAAGGTACGTACCGCGGTGCTTATGGCAGGCCTTGCGCTCATCGGAGTCAGCTTGGTCCCCGCGCTCCATCCAGTCGGAGCCGCAGGCAGAGTCCTTTGCGTCGTAGGAGCGTTCCTCCACGCTGTCGCAGGATTCGGCTACGTCCGCGCTCTCCTCCGTGACAACCGCGCAGATCCGCCCGATATGTGA
- a CDS encoding AraC family transcriptional regulator → MEGISRFEYQDRVARVLHTLRMRSTFYCHAELSEPWALEMPAIADSVSFHVVTAGSCWLRLPETDPIELRAGDLALVPHGLGHDLLGDADACRGPRVDLLPQEYLSTSYSILQHGGGGRAAQLICGVVSFDEPAARELMRTLPPVMFIGGDTLSAASSIKDTLRLMAGELACPQIGGEAVATRLADVLVVQAIRSWLISDATAPAGWLRALEDDRIGRALEAIHHNPGDEWNLGRLAKAAMMSRSSFSSRFTTLTGEAPIAYLTRWRMSIAASRLREEDITVARLASELGYQSEAAFNRAFTRVNGQTPGSLRGRRRR, encoded by the coding sequence ATGGAGGGCATCTCGCGTTTCGAATATCAGGATCGGGTGGCGCGCGTGCTCCACACGCTACGAATGCGCAGCACCTTCTACTGCCACGCCGAACTCTCGGAGCCTTGGGCCTTGGAAATGCCCGCGATCGCTGACTCGGTGAGTTTTCACGTCGTTACGGCCGGGTCCTGCTGGCTGCGCTTGCCCGAAACCGACCCGATCGAGTTGCGCGCCGGAGACCTCGCCTTGGTTCCGCACGGCCTGGGCCACGACCTGCTGGGTGACGCCGACGCGTGTCGCGGCCCGAGGGTCGACCTCCTTCCCCAGGAGTACCTGAGCACGAGCTACTCGATCCTCCAGCACGGGGGCGGCGGCCGGGCAGCACAGCTGATCTGTGGTGTCGTCTCCTTCGACGAGCCTGCCGCACGCGAACTGATGCGCACGCTTCCCCCCGTGATGTTCATCGGCGGCGATACGCTCTCGGCCGCGTCCTCGATCAAGGACACCCTGCGCCTCATGGCAGGCGAGCTCGCCTGCCCGCAGATCGGAGGCGAAGCCGTCGCGACCAGACTTGCCGACGTTCTCGTCGTACAGGCGATCCGCTCCTGGCTCATCAGCGACGCGACGGCCCCCGCAGGCTGGTTGCGCGCACTCGAAGACGACAGAATCGGTCGCGCACTCGAAGCGATCCACCACAACCCCGGCGACGAATGGAACCTCGGTCGTCTCGCCAAGGCCGCCATGATGTCCAGGTCGTCGTTCAGCAGCCGCTTCACCACACTGACCGGCGAAGCACCGATCGCCTACCTCACCCGCTGGCGCATGAGCATCGCCGCATCACGGCTGCGCGAAGAAGACATCACCGTAGCACGCCTCGCCTCCGAACTCGGCTATCAGTCAGAGGCCGCATTCAACCGCGCCTTCACCCGGGTCAACGGCCAGACCCCCGGCTCTCTGCGTGGACGCCGGAGAAGATAG
- a CDS encoding NmrA family NAD(P)-binding protein: MYVIAGATGRVGSVTARTLLNAGAGVRVLVRRQIDAEAWAAQGAETRVVKLSDQTALSDALEGASGFFALLPFDLTADDLDAHADALIASISGAVADRRVPQVVMLSSGGADLAEGTGPIVGLYRLERALLTTGAVVTALRSGHFQEKVVDVIDVARDTGVYPVFAASAETPVPMVATRDIGVAAAQTLLSPPARSENVDIVGPAYLERDVATVLGTALGRELHVATMPEDTWTGALVDAGFRPHIAESLAELYRADEQGLLAPRGDRIIRGESSLEVTIDRLLTSGLG; this comes from the coding sequence ATGTACGTCATCGCAGGAGCCACAGGCAGGGTCGGATCGGTGACCGCACGGACACTGCTCAATGCCGGGGCTGGGGTGCGCGTGCTGGTGCGCCGCCAGATCGATGCGGAAGCATGGGCGGCACAGGGTGCCGAGACCCGCGTCGTGAAACTGAGCGACCAGACGGCGTTGAGCGACGCGCTTGAGGGAGCGTCCGGGTTCTTCGCATTGCTGCCGTTCGATCTGACTGCCGACGACCTCGATGCGCACGCCGATGCCCTGATCGCTTCGATCAGCGGCGCGGTCGCGGATCGGCGGGTACCGCAGGTCGTCATGCTGTCCTCGGGCGGGGCTGATCTGGCCGAGGGCACCGGCCCGATCGTGGGGTTGTATCGGCTCGAGCGAGCGCTCCTCACGACCGGCGCGGTTGTGACTGCGCTGCGTTCGGGGCATTTTCAGGAGAAGGTCGTCGACGTGATCGACGTCGCTCGTGACACTGGCGTCTACCCGGTGTTCGCAGCGTCAGCCGAGACGCCGGTTCCCATGGTCGCCACTCGCGACATCGGTGTCGCCGCCGCCCAGACGCTGCTCTCCCCGCCCGCTCGCAGCGAGAATGTCGATATCGTCGGTCCTGCCTACTTGGAACGCGATGTCGCCACGGTGCTCGGTACCGCGCTCGGGCGCGAGCTGCACGTTGCGACGATGCCTGAGGACACCTGGACCGGGGCACTGGTCGATGCGGGATTCCGTCCGCATATCGCCGAGAGCCTCGCCGAACTTTACCGGGCCGACGAGCAAGGGCTGCTTGCCCCGCGCGGCGACCGCATTATCCGTGGGGAGTCGAGCCTCGAGGTCACGATCGATCGTCTGCTCACCTCCGGCTTGGGGTGA
- a CDS encoding DUF1772 domain-containing protein — translation MFDCISTIVLAAGVVTNGLLAGVFFAFSCAISPGFRHIDDRSYVRAFCAINGAILNGWFLNVFLAAPLTTVASAILAVGREDASTFGWLVVGAACSMLSFGITAAGNVPLNRALDRASADTAQRLHDTRKGFEAPWNRWNHTRTVLSTAALITLVIAPFGQS, via the coding sequence GTGTTCGACTGTATTTCCACGATCGTGCTTGCCGCCGGTGTCGTCACCAACGGGCTGCTGGCCGGAGTGTTCTTCGCGTTCTCCTGCGCGATCAGCCCCGGATTCAGACACATCGACGATCGCAGCTACGTCAGAGCGTTCTGCGCCATCAACGGGGCAATTCTCAACGGCTGGTTCCTCAACGTTTTCCTCGCCGCACCACTCACTACCGTCGCAAGCGCGATCCTGGCCGTCGGCCGAGAGGACGCATCGACTTTCGGATGGCTCGTCGTGGGCGCTGCCTGCTCGATGCTCTCCTTCGGCATCACTGCCGCCGGGAACGTGCCGCTGAACCGCGCGCTCGACCGGGCATCCGCAGATACGGCACAGCGGCTCCACGACACGCGCAAGGGTTTCGAGGCGCCCTGGAACAGATGGAACCACACACGAACCGTCTTGAGCACTGCCGCACTCATAACGCTGGTGATCGCCCCATTCGGTCAGAGTTGA
- a CDS encoding Cmx/CmrA family chloramphenicol efflux MFS transporter — MPFSLYLLALVVFAMGTSEFMLAGLVPDISTHFGVSVGTAGLLTSAFAAGMVIGAPAMAALTRRLPVNATLLGCVIVFALSHVVGALTPDFTALFITRVIAAIVNAGFLAVALRAATQLVAPDAKGRAVAVLLAGTTVATVAGVPAGALLGTALGWQSTFWAIAFLCVPAAIGIAAGFTTQTDNSSREDPSSTSLRVELAQLASPRLVLTMLLAALVNAGTFATLTFLAPIVTETASLSQWWVSVALVLFGVGSFTGVTVAGRLSDARPRIVIVGGGSVLVLGWLALAIFATNPVALLGLVFIQGVLGFAVGSTLITRVLYAAAGAPTMAGSYATAALNVGAAVGPVLAAVALSVMPGALGPVWVAAIATATALLLAVLLLRLIAPVESEAVK; from the coding sequence ATGCCTTTCTCTCTCTATCTTCTTGCCCTGGTGGTCTTCGCCATGGGCACTTCCGAGTTCATGCTCGCCGGCCTCGTGCCCGACATCTCCACTCACTTCGGCGTTTCCGTGGGGACTGCTGGTCTCCTGACCTCGGCATTCGCCGCAGGTATGGTGATCGGCGCACCTGCGATGGCCGCGCTCACTCGTCGCCTCCCCGTGAACGCGACACTCTTGGGTTGCGTGATCGTGTTCGCGCTGTCCCATGTCGTAGGGGCACTCACGCCGGACTTCACTGCACTGTTCATCACGCGCGTGATCGCCGCGATCGTCAATGCGGGTTTTTTGGCGGTCGCGCTGCGAGCGGCGACGCAACTCGTGGCACCTGACGCCAAAGGTCGGGCCGTGGCGGTTCTGCTGGCGGGTACCACCGTCGCAACCGTCGCCGGCGTCCCCGCGGGTGCTCTGCTTGGTACGGCACTCGGTTGGCAGTCGACGTTCTGGGCGATCGCTTTTCTCTGCGTCCCCGCTGCGATCGGCATCGCCGCGGGCTTCACCACTCAAACTGACAACTCATCAAGGGAGGATCCGTCCTCGACCTCGCTGCGGGTGGAGCTGGCTCAGCTTGCCTCCCCGCGCCTCGTCTTGACGATGCTGCTCGCTGCCCTGGTGAATGCCGGGACCTTCGCCACACTGACCTTCCTCGCGCCGATCGTTACAGAGACCGCCAGTCTGAGCCAGTGGTGGGTGTCGGTGGCGCTTGTGCTCTTCGGCGTCGGCTCCTTCACCGGTGTCACCGTTGCGGGACGGCTCTCGGACGCCCGACCCCGAATCGTCATCGTGGGCGGTGGCAGCGTTCTGGTGCTCGGGTGGCTCGCGTTGGCGATATTCGCGACGAACCCCGTTGCCCTGCTCGGACTCGTTTTCATTCAGGGTGTGTTGGGGTTCGCTGTCGGCAGCACGCTGATCACGCGAGTGCTCTATGCGGCGGCGGGTGCGCCCACCATGGCCGGGTCATATGCGACAGCGGCGCTCAACGTGGGCGCAGCCGTCGGTCCCGTACTTGCCGCTGTCGCACTCAGTGTTATGCCGGGCGCGCTCGGGCCCGTTTGGGTGGCCGCCATCGCGACCGCAACGGCATTGCTGCTCGCAGTTCTCCTTCTTCGGCTGATTGCACCCGTCGAGAGCGAAGCGGTCAAGTGA
- a CDS encoding DDE-type integrase/transposase/recombinase, whose protein sequence is MRAKHEITRKFARQYSAAEKGTKSKLLDEVCAITGWSRDNARRQLKLALQPRRVNAKKRKPRALKYTDTAIAVLHRVWAFAGGISGKYLAATMELQLMLLETHGELVPGKGGYSDGVRDELLAMSPATIDRYLAPARAKDPLRGITTTTPGPLLRNSITVRKAGDEIEAVPGFFEGDTVAHCGPVLKGEFARTLDMTDMHTGWTYTRSIRNNAHLHLRDALDRFIADTPFEVTGVDFDNGSEFINYDVIGWAAELDIYFTRSRPYKKNDQATVESKNNQIVRRYGFYWRYDTPAQLRLLGELWPLVNDRHNFLTPTKKPIGWDTDGKGRRRRVYDTLATPFDRLLRSGVLTSERTAELTAYRDSLNPAHIAREIDRIQQRLTWLAADKTRKLEAAELAKQPDPTAGVKPARTRKKQAS, encoded by the coding sequence ATGCGAGCCAAACACGAGATAACCAGGAAGTTCGCGCGGCAATACTCGGCCGCAGAAAAAGGCACCAAGAGCAAACTACTCGACGAGGTGTGCGCGATCACGGGCTGGTCCAGAGATAACGCACGCAGACAGTTGAAGCTCGCATTGCAGCCGCGCCGGGTCAACGCGAAGAAACGCAAGCCACGCGCGCTGAAGTACACCGATACGGCGATCGCGGTGTTGCATCGGGTGTGGGCGTTCGCGGGTGGAATCAGCGGGAAGTACCTCGCCGCCACGATGGAACTGCAGCTGATGCTCCTCGAAACACACGGGGAGTTAGTCCCCGGCAAGGGCGGCTACTCCGACGGAGTGCGTGACGAGTTGCTGGCGATGAGCCCCGCCACGATCGACCGCTATCTCGCACCCGCCCGCGCGAAGGACCCGCTGCGCGGCATCACCACGACCACACCAGGACCTTTGCTACGCAACTCGATCACCGTCCGGAAAGCTGGGGACGAGATCGAAGCCGTGCCCGGGTTTTTCGAGGGCGACACCGTCGCTCACTGCGGGCCTGTGCTCAAGGGCGAGTTCGCGAGGACCCTGGACATGACAGACATGCACACCGGGTGGACCTACACCCGGTCGATCAGAAACAACGCGCACCTACACCTGCGTGACGCGCTCGACCGGTTTATCGCCGACACCCCGTTCGAGGTCACCGGGGTGGACTTTGATAACGGGAGCGAATTCATCAACTACGACGTCATCGGGTGGGCCGCCGAACTCGACATCTACTTCACCAGATCACGCCCCTACAAGAAGAATGATCAGGCCACGGTCGAGTCCAAGAACAACCAGATCGTACGCAGGTATGGCTTCTACTGGCGGTACGACACTCCCGCACAGTTGCGGCTTCTGGGCGAGCTCTGGCCGCTGGTAAACGACCGGCATAACTTCCTCACCCCGACGAAGAAACCCATCGGCTGGGACACCGACGGCAAAGGCCGACGCAGACGTGTCTATGACACGCTTGCGACCCCGTTCGACCGGCTCTTACGTTCCGGTGTCCTCACCAGCGAGAGAACTGCAGAGCTCACCGCGTACCGGGACAGTTTGAATCCCGCGCATATCGCCCGTGAGATCGACCGGATCCAGCAGCGCCTCACCTGGCTCGCCGCCGACAAGACCCGCAAACTCGAAGCCGCCGAACTTGCGAAGCAGCCCGACCCGACCGCCGGGGTCAAACCCGCCCGAACAAGGAAGAAACAAGCCAGCTAA
- a CDS encoding IS6-like element IS6100 family transposase, translating into MTDFKWRHFQGDVILWAVRWYCRYPISYRDLEEMLAERGISVDHTTIYRWVQCYAPEMEKRLRWFWRRGFDPSWRLDETYVKVRGKWTYLYRAVDKRGDTIDFYLSPTRSAKAAKRFLGKALRGLKHWEKPATLNTDKAPSYGAAITELKREGKLDRETAHRQVKYLNNVIEADHGKLKILIKPVRGFKSIPTAYATIKGFEVMRALRKGQARPWCLQPGIRGEVRLVERAFGIGPSALTEATGMLNHHFAAAA; encoded by the coding sequence ATGACGGATTTCAAGTGGCGCCATTTCCAGGGTGATGTGATCCTGTGGGCGGTGCGCTGGTATTGTCGCTATCCGATCAGCTATCGCGACCTTGAGGAAATGCTGGCGGAACGCGGCATTTCGGTCGACCATACGACGATCTATCGCTGGGTCCAGTGCTACGCCCCGGAGATGGAGAAGCGGCTGCGCTGGTTCTGGCGGCGTGGCTTTGATCCGAGCTGGCGCCTGGATGAAACCTACGTCAAGGTGCGGGGCAAGTGGACCTACCTGTACCGGGCAGTCGACAAGCGGGGCGACACGATCGATTTCTACCTGTCGCCGACCCGCAGCGCCAAGGCAGCGAAGCGGTTCCTGGGCAAGGCCCTGCGAGGCCTGAAGCACTGGGAAAAGCCTGCCACGCTCAATACCGACAAAGCGCCGAGCTATGGTGCAGCGATCACCGAATTGAAGCGCGAAGGAAAGCTGGACCGGGAGACGGCCCACCGGCAGGTGAAGTATCTCAATAACGTGATCGAGGCCGATCACGGAAAGCTCAAGATACTGATCAAGCCGGTGCGCGGTTTCAAATCGATCCCCACGGCCTATGCCACGATCAAGGGATTCGAAGTCATGCGAGCCCTGCGCAAAGGACAGGCTCGCCCCTGGTGCCTGCAGCCCGGCATCAGGGGCGAGGTGCGCCTTGTGGAGAGAGCTTTTGGCATTGGGCCCTCGGCGCTGACGGAGGCCACGGGCATGCTCAACCACCATTTCGCAGCAGCCGCCTGA
- a CDS encoding IS481 family transposase, which yields MTHANAPLTPEGRQRLVTRVLAGGRPIAHVAAEAGIARSTLTKWVARYRAEGADGLEDRSSAPAARPTRIPLEMLELIDRWRRDHKWPARRIHHELAHLGHHCCLRTVSRWLKRLGIGRRRDLDPTGESNRTIGTITARFPGHMLHMDVKKVGKIPDGGGWWAHGRGSSKALASKRAHKQRVGYTYLHSAIDGYSRLAYTEALEDETAQTTIGFFARARAYFAAHGITRLVRVVTDNGANYRASRFVTAVQSHASRHQRTRVYTPRHNGKVERYQRLLAEECLYARVYDSEQARRKAIGVWVHHYNYHRPHTACADQPPASRVHERVDNVMTSYT from the coding sequence ATGACCCACGCTAACGCCCCACTGACCCCGGAAGGAAGACAGCGCCTCGTCACCCGCGTCCTCGCAGGCGGCCGGCCCATCGCTCACGTCGCCGCTGAAGCCGGCATCGCCCGCTCCACACTCACGAAATGGGTGGCCCGCTATCGGGCCGAAGGCGCCGACGGACTTGAAGACCGCTCCAGCGCACCAGCAGCCCGCCCCACACGAATCCCCCTGGAGATGCTGGAGCTAATCGATCGCTGGCGTCGCGATCACAAGTGGCCCGCCCGCCGCATCCACCACGAACTGGCCCACCTCGGCCACCACTGCTGCCTGCGCACGGTATCGCGCTGGCTGAAGCGACTCGGGATCGGCCGGCGTCGCGACCTCGACCCGACAGGAGAGAGCAACCGGACGATCGGCACGATCACCGCCAGGTTCCCCGGCCACATGCTCCACATGGACGTGAAGAAGGTCGGGAAGATCCCTGACGGGGGCGGCTGGTGGGCACACGGCCGCGGCAGCAGCAAAGCACTGGCGTCCAAGCGCGCGCACAAGCAGCGCGTCGGCTACACCTACCTGCACTCGGCCATCGATGGGTACTCCCGGCTGGCGTACACCGAAGCCCTCGAGGACGAGACAGCACAGACCACGATCGGGTTCTTCGCCCGGGCTCGCGCGTACTTCGCCGCCCATGGCATCACCCGACTCGTCCGAGTCGTGACGGACAACGGCGCGAACTACCGGGCCTCACGGTTCGTGACGGCGGTGCAGTCGCACGCCTCGCGTCATCAGCGCACGCGGGTGTACACGCCGCGGCACAACGGGAAGGTCGAACGCTACCAACGACTCCTTGCCGAAGAGTGCCTCTATGCCCGCGTCTATGACTCCGAGCAGGCCCGCCGGAAGGCGATCGGGGTATGGGTCCATCACTACAACTATCATCGGCCTCATACCGCCTGTGCAGACCAGCCACCGGCCAGCCGAGTCCACGAACGTGTAGACAACGTCATGACCTCATACACCTAG
- a CDS encoding NAD(P)/FAD-dependent oxidoreductase — protein sequence MTSAIVVGSGPNGLSAALTLARSGIEVTVLEAAAQPGGGARSAEATLPGLLHDECSGFHPLAVDNAFSRSVDLAAHGLAWEWPEIQYAHPLDHGGASAVRDVFATSRTLFDDGSAWARVFGTAAGDFRGLTDDLLRPMLRMPEPGREAPGSSSSPQTAGMSASSKPICSWRPQDTRRSPSTGHRWSTRPMTSTRSPRSCQSR from the coding sequence GTGACGTCCGCGATCGTCGTCGGCAGCGGTCCGAACGGACTCTCCGCCGCTCTCACCCTTGCCCGCAGCGGCATCGAGGTCACCGTGCTCGAGGCCGCTGCGCAACCGGGCGGGGGTGCCCGATCGGCGGAGGCAACGCTCCCCGGACTTCTCCACGATGAGTGCTCCGGCTTCCATCCGCTGGCCGTCGACAACGCCTTCAGCCGCTCCGTCGACCTCGCGGCCCACGGTCTAGCCTGGGAGTGGCCGGAGATCCAGTACGCCCACCCGCTCGACCACGGCGGGGCGTCGGCGGTGCGCGATGTCTTCGCGACCAGCCGGACCCTGTTCGATGACGGCAGCGCGTGGGCCCGGGTGTTCGGAACCGCAGCCGGCGATTTCCGCGGCCTCACCGACGACCTACTCCGCCCGATGCTCCGCATGCCGGAGCCCGGCAGGGAAGCACCGGGTTCGTCTTCCTCACCGCAGACGGCCGGGATGTCGGCAAGTTCGAAACCCATCTGCTCCTGGCGTCCCCAGGACACACGCAGGTCACCATCGACTGGACACCGCTGGAGCACCCGCCCGATGACCTCGACGAGGTCACCGAGGTCATGTCAGAGCCGCTGA